The following are encoded in a window of Paraburkholderia hospita genomic DNA:
- a CDS encoding sugar ABC transporter ATP-binding protein yields the protein MAAQPLFETIGISKTFPGVKALSGVDFRLFPGEIHSLMGQNGAGKSTLINVLTGVHEQDAGEIRLAGETVRFATPLEAEAAGIQTLYQEINLCPNLSVAENIFAGRQPKRRGAIDWKAIHLRAEEALAELNVSLDVTKSLDAYPIAVQQMVAIARAMSVKARVLILDEPTSSLDDGEVARLFDVLRNIRQAGIAILFVTHFLEQTYAISDRITVMRNGEREGEYLAKDLPVEQLVAKMVGHNRMTERLKGGAPDTPQQRAGAAPFLSMQGVARRGVMNPIDLDVQPGQILGLAGLLGSGRTETARLVFGVDKADAGTISVDGKNVKLSSPHDAVRHGIGYCPEDRKKEGIVAALSIRENIILALQAQRGWLRMIGRKKQREIADTYIERLGIKAHDAEQPIGLLSGGNQQKVVLARWLATEPKMLILDEPTRGIDVAAKFEIMDRVLALCAKGLAILFISSEVGEVVRVSHRIAVLRDRRKIADVTGSAVSEDQVYRLIAGGSE from the coding sequence ATGGCCGCACAACCGCTTTTCGAAACCATCGGCATCAGCAAGACGTTTCCCGGCGTGAAGGCGTTGTCGGGCGTCGACTTCCGGCTGTTCCCCGGAGAAATCCATTCGTTGATGGGCCAGAACGGCGCGGGCAAATCCACGCTCATCAATGTGCTCACAGGCGTGCACGAGCAGGACGCGGGCGAAATCCGCCTCGCGGGCGAAACCGTGCGTTTCGCGACGCCGCTCGAAGCCGAAGCCGCGGGCATCCAGACGCTGTATCAGGAAATCAATCTCTGCCCGAATCTCTCCGTGGCGGAGAACATCTTCGCGGGCCGGCAACCGAAGCGGCGCGGCGCGATCGACTGGAAAGCGATCCACCTGCGCGCCGAGGAGGCGCTTGCCGAACTGAACGTGTCGCTCGACGTCACGAAGTCGCTCGATGCGTATCCGATCGCCGTGCAGCAGATGGTCGCGATTGCGCGCGCGATGTCGGTCAAGGCACGCGTGCTGATTCTCGACGAGCCGACCTCGAGTCTCGACGACGGCGAAGTCGCGCGGCTCTTCGACGTGCTGCGCAATATCCGGCAGGCGGGCATCGCGATCCTGTTCGTCACGCACTTTCTCGAACAGACGTACGCGATTTCCGACCGCATCACCGTGATGCGCAACGGCGAGCGCGAGGGCGAATATCTCGCGAAAGACTTGCCCGTCGAACAGCTCGTCGCGAAGATGGTCGGCCATAACCGGATGACGGAGCGTCTGAAAGGCGGTGCGCCCGATACGCCGCAGCAGCGCGCGGGCGCGGCGCCGTTTCTGTCGATGCAAGGCGTCGCGCGACGCGGCGTGATGAATCCCATCGATCTCGATGTGCAGCCTGGGCAAATACTCGGGCTCGCGGGATTGCTCGGTTCGGGCCGGACCGAAACGGCGCGGTTGGTGTTCGGCGTCGACAAGGCGGACGCGGGCACGATCAGCGTCGACGGCAAGAACGTGAAGCTCAGCTCGCCGCACGATGCGGTGCGGCACGGCATCGGCTATTGCCCGGAAGACCGCAAGAAGGAGGGCATCGTCGCCGCGCTGTCGATCCGCGAGAACATCATCCTCGCGCTACAGGCGCAGCGCGGGTGGCTGCGCATGATCGGCCGCAAGAAGCAGCGCGAAATCGCCGACACGTATATCGAGCGGCTCGGCATCAAGGCGCACGACGCCGAGCAGCCGATCGGCCTGCTGTCGGGCGGCAATCAGCAAAAGGTGGTGCTCGCGCGCTGGCTCGCCACCGAACCGAAGATGCTGATTCTCGACGAACCCACACGCGGCATCGACGTCGCAGCGAAGTTCGAAATCATGGACCGCGTGCTCGCACTGTGCGCAAAAGGTCTCGCGATCCTGTTCATTTCGTCCGAAGTGGGCGAGGTGGTGCGCGTGAGCCATCGCATCGCGGTGCTGCGCGACCGGCGCAAGATCGCCGACGTGACGGGCAGTGCCGTATCGGAAGATCAGGTCTACCGGCTGATCGCAGGGGGAAGCGAATGA
- a CDS encoding ABC transporter substrate-binding protein: MLVGAALTVAASVNSFAGDKQITLGFSQVGAESAWRTANTVSVKTSAKDAGINLKFSDAQQKQENQIKAIRSFIAQKVDVIAFSPVVESGWEPVLTEAKNAKIPVILTDRSIDVKDKSLYVTMIGSDFLEEGRRAGKWLEERYKDDKGPINIAELQGTVGSAPANDRHAGLIEVIKNDPKFKIIASQSGDFTLAGGKQVMEAFAKTYGKQINVVYAHNDDMALGAIQAMEEAGIKPGKDVSVVSFDATKGGFEAMIAGKINVDVECSPLLGPQLMTAVKDVVAGKQLPKRIVTDETVFPMNVAAQILPQRKY; encoded by the coding sequence ATGCTTGTTGGAGCGGCGCTCACCGTTGCAGCGAGCGTCAACAGCTTCGCCGGGGACAAGCAGATCACCTTGGGTTTTTCGCAGGTCGGCGCCGAAAGCGCATGGCGCACTGCGAATACCGTGTCCGTGAAAACGTCGGCAAAGGACGCCGGCATCAACCTGAAGTTTTCCGATGCGCAGCAAAAGCAGGAGAACCAGATCAAGGCAATCCGCTCGTTCATCGCGCAGAAAGTGGACGTGATCGCGTTCTCGCCCGTGGTCGAGTCCGGTTGGGAACCTGTACTAACGGAAGCGAAGAACGCGAAAATCCCCGTCATTCTCACCGACCGTTCGATCGACGTGAAAGACAAGTCGCTATACGTGACGATGATCGGCTCGGACTTCCTCGAAGAAGGCCGCCGCGCGGGTAAATGGCTCGAAGAGCGGTACAAGGACGATAAAGGCCCGATCAACATCGCCGAACTGCAAGGCACGGTCGGCTCGGCGCCCGCGAACGACCGACACGCGGGCCTGATCGAAGTGATCAAGAACGATCCGAAGTTCAAGATCATCGCGTCGCAGAGCGGCGACTTCACGCTCGCTGGCGGCAAGCAGGTGATGGAAGCGTTCGCCAAGACCTACGGCAAGCAGATCAACGTGGTCTACGCGCATAACGACGACATGGCGCTCGGCGCGATCCAGGCGATGGAAGAAGCAGGCATCAAGCCCGGCAAGGACGTGAGCGTGGTGTCGTTCGACGCGACCAAGGGCGGCTTCGAAGCGATGATCGCGGGCAAGATCAATGTCGACGTCGAATGCAGCCCGCTGCTCGGGCCGCAACTGATGACGGCCGTGAAGGACGTGGTCGCGGGCAAGCAGTTGCCCAAGCGCATCGTGACCGACGAGACCGTGTTCCCGATGAACGTCGCCGCGCAGATTCTGCCGCAACGTAAGTATTGA